A genomic segment from Truepera sp. encodes:
- a CDS encoding Lrp/AsnC family transcriptional regulator, translated as MRIAERALDAIDSKLIRLLEEDGRASYAFLAAQLGVSTGTARNRLQRLFEQQVIQVAAYANPNRDVAVRAFIGFSVEAMYLKSAAQALIEDDCIRYAAISAGSFDIVALGEFSSKNAMLTFVASTVGGIQGIKGTQSFVLLSVLKSLGKVIEPLREEGLGRPL; from the coding sequence ATGCGAATTGCGGAGCGCGCCTTAGACGCGATAGATAGTAAACTAATCCGGCTTCTAGAAGAGGATGGGCGAGCCAGCTATGCCTTCCTTGCCGCACAACTGGGCGTCTCGACCGGAACTGCACGAAATCGGTTGCAGAGGCTATTTGAGCAGCAAGTCATACAGGTAGCAGCGTACGCCAACCCTAATCGGGACGTAGCAGTTCGAGCCTTCATTGGTTTCAGTGTTGAGGCAATGTACCTCAAGTCCGCCGCACAGGCATTGATTGAAGATGATTGCATCCGCTACGCCGCTATTTCTGCGGGAAGTTTTGACATCGTTGCCTTGGGCGAGTTTAGTTCTAAGAACGCGATGCTCACTTTCGTCGCTAGTACTGTAGGGGGTATTCAGGGAATTAAGGGAACGCAGTCCTTCGTACTGTTGTCGGTCCTGAAGAGCCTTGGAAAAGTCATCGAGCCTTTAAGAGAGGAGGGATTAGGCCGACCTTTATGA
- a CDS encoding amidohydrolase family protein yields the protein MSTILFKGATVIDGTGRKPVPNQSVVVEGDRIAYVGSEGDVAVDVLKRAQVVDVSGKYLTPGLMNHHDHLDNRRQSSSFQSRAALPPVTLALRGVHNALLSLLEGVTTIRDLGGKGQGGIHLRDGINAGQFPGPRVFACGQPLVMTGGHAWQVGRVADGEEEVRRAAREQLKLGADFVKLMASGGYVTQGTDEPFSPQYSLGELRAAIEEAHDANRLTTVHAHPGVAVRRAIEAGVDCIEHGALLDKEAAELMAEKGIYLVPTLSESWIIGYRGHEVGRPQWLIDASKGHLAERMGHFKHAVRAGVKMAVGTDVIGEMVDEMRLMAAGGLSNMEVIQCATKNGADLLGLQDDLGTVEVGKLADLAIMDSDPVNDLGAFSDVRLTVKGGSIYDVEAIIRNLDLTIKRPRELRPEEIAATA from the coding sequence ATGAGCACAATACTTTTCAAAGGTGCAACTGTAATCGATGGAACGGGCAGAAAGCCGGTCCCTAACCAGTCCGTGGTTGTAGAAGGCGATCGGATCGCGTACGTCGGCTCGGAGGGTGATGTCGCGGTGGACGTGCTTAAGCGCGCGCAGGTAGTCGATGTTTCCGGAAAGTATCTCACGCCAGGGCTTATGAACCACCATGATCACCTCGATAACAGGCGCCAGTCGAGTAGCTTTCAGTCGCGGGCCGCGCTGCCGCCTGTGACCTTGGCACTGCGCGGTGTGCATAATGCGCTGCTCAGCCTGCTCGAAGGCGTCACTACCATCCGAGACCTGGGTGGCAAGGGTCAGGGGGGCATTCACCTTCGTGACGGCATCAATGCTGGCCAGTTTCCGGGGCCGCGGGTGTTCGCCTGCGGCCAACCGCTCGTAATGACCGGTGGCCACGCTTGGCAGGTAGGCCGGGTAGCCGACGGGGAAGAGGAGGTCCGGCGTGCAGCGCGTGAACAGTTGAAACTGGGGGCGGATTTCGTAAAGCTTATGGCCAGCGGTGGATATGTCACCCAGGGCACAGATGAGCCGTTTTCGCCGCAGTACTCGCTGGGCGAACTGCGTGCGGCGATCGAGGAGGCGCACGACGCGAACAGGCTTACTACCGTTCATGCACACCCAGGGGTGGCCGTTCGGCGCGCAATCGAGGCTGGCGTCGACTGCATTGAGCATGGAGCGCTACTCGATAAGGAAGCTGCTGAACTAATGGCCGAGAAGGGAATCTATCTTGTGCCTACACTGAGCGAGAGTTGGATCATAGGATACCGGGGTCACGAGGTCGGCAGGCCGCAGTGGCTTATCGATGCCAGTAAGGGTCATTTGGCTGAACGAATGGGACACTTCAAGCATGCCGTTCGTGCTGGGGTGAAAATGGCCGTGGGCACCGACGTGATTGGGGAGATGGTCGATGAGATGCGGCTAATGGCCGCCGGAGGACTGTCGAACATGGAAGTGATCCAGTGCGCCACGAAGAACGGGGCGGACCTGCTGGGTCTCCAAGACGATCTCGGAACTGTGGAGGTTGGCAAGTTGGCTGACCTAGCCATCATGGACAGCGACCCGGTCAACGACCTCGGGGCATTCAGCGACGTTCGACTCACTGTTAAGGGCGGCTCGATCTACGACGTAGAGGCTATAATCCGCAACCTGGACCTCACCATCAAGCGGCCGCGTGAGCTGCGGCCGGAGGAGATTGCCGCCACCGCCTAG
- a CDS encoding ABC transporter permease: protein MMREESTDTPGLKDGPTEAVKSENRTLRKLRRDKTTLAALGLIIGLVLVVLLAPWLAPFSEEHINLQELLLAPSWAHPLGTDHLGRDVLSRILYGSQISVLVAVLSTLGAATIGTVWGTTAAYYGRWFDEISTRIFDVMFAFPYIVLAMALVALIGPGTINIIFVIAIVRIPMFARLVRASALTIKEADFIHAASALGARDYSIILKHLVPNLLGPVLVMGSLTMATAINTEAALSFLGLGVTPPQSSWGTVLSDGRDYLWQAPWISTFAGIAITIAILGFNLLGDGLRDLLDPRLRS from the coding sequence ATGATGCGAGAGGAGAGTACAGACACCCCGGGACTCAAGGATGGACCGACAGAAGCAGTCAAGTCCGAAAACCGAACGCTACGAAAATTGCGGCGGGACAAAACGACGTTGGCAGCGCTGGGTCTTATCATCGGCTTGGTGCTGGTAGTACTTCTCGCGCCTTGGTTGGCGCCGTTCTCCGAGGAACACATAAATCTGCAGGAGTTGTTGCTCGCGCCGAGCTGGGCCCATCCGCTCGGAACCGACCACCTCGGGCGCGACGTCTTGAGCCGTATCCTCTACGGTTCACAGATATCGGTCCTGGTGGCCGTCTTGTCTACATTAGGCGCTGCCACCATCGGTACGGTTTGGGGAACTACAGCCGCATATTATGGCCGGTGGTTTGACGAGATAAGCACCAGGATTTTTGATGTCATGTTCGCATTCCCATACATAGTGTTGGCCATGGCATTAGTAGCCTTGATAGGGCCAGGGACCATAAATATAATTTTCGTGATTGCCATCGTCCGGATTCCGATGTTCGCCCGGCTTGTCCGCGCGTCGGCATTGACCATCAAAGAGGCAGATTTCATCCATGCGGCAAGTGCACTTGGTGCGCGAGATTACTCAATCATCCTCAAACACTTGGTGCCGAATCTGCTGGGGCCGGTGCTGGTGATGGGGTCTCTGACAATGGCTACGGCCATCAATACCGAGGCGGCCCTAAGCTTCCTTGGTCTTGGTGTAACGCCACCGCAATCGAGTTGGGGCACCGTCCTCTCGGACGGCCGTGACTACCTCTGGCAGGCTCCATGGATCTCTACGTTTGCCGGCATCGCCATCACTATCGCAATTCTCGGCTTCAATCTCCTTGGGGACGGATTACGTGATCTTCTGGATCCGCGACTGAGGAGTTAA
- a CDS encoding ABC transporter permease, translating to MGTAEFLVRRLFTMIPVLVGVTVLVFMVLHLAPGDPIVLMLGTEWTPERAAVLKAEMGLDRPLPAQYISWLGGLFVGDLGTQYTTREPVLRAIVSRVPTTLILAGGAMVVATLISIPLGFLSAVKQGTWIDSGLRILALIGISMPVFWLGIVLIIVFAVNLRLLPAGGGLAQHGWKAFILPCVALGTSFAALLMRMTRSSVLDVIRQDYVRTAEAKGLSKLYVLSKHVFKNAAIPIATVAGLQLGAVLGGAVLTEIIFSLPGLGRLLYAAINSRDYPTLQGTILFVALAFVTINLLIDLLYAVLDPRVKYG from the coding sequence ATGGGTACGGCGGAGTTCCTGGTCAGACGGCTGTTCACTATGATCCCCGTGCTCGTAGGAGTGACCGTTCTGGTCTTCATGGTCTTGCACTTAGCACCCGGAGACCCGATCGTGCTCATGCTGGGAACCGAGTGGACCCCCGAACGCGCGGCCGTGCTGAAAGCGGAGATGGGGCTCGACCGCCCACTGCCCGCTCAGTACATCTCCTGGCTAGGCGGTCTGTTTGTAGGTGACCTGGGAACCCAGTACACTACTCGCGAACCCGTACTGAGAGCAATTGTTTCTCGAGTGCCGACCACACTGATTCTTGCCGGCGGCGCAATGGTGGTAGCTACGCTAATCTCCATTCCACTAGGTTTCCTAAGTGCCGTCAAACAAGGGACATGGATCGACAGCGGGCTTCGAATACTAGCGCTGATTGGCATCTCGATGCCTGTATTCTGGTTGGGAATCGTCCTAATAATAGTCTTCGCCGTAAACCTAAGGCTTCTGCCTGCCGGCGGAGGGTTAGCTCAACATGGCTGGAAAGCATTCATCCTCCCCTGCGTGGCGCTCGGCACCTCCTTCGCAGCCCTACTCATGCGCATGACACGCTCTAGTGTGCTAGACGTAATCAGACAGGATTACGTGCGCACCGCCGAGGCTAAGGGCCTAAGCAAGTTGTATGTACTTTCTAAACACGTTTTCAAGAATGCCGCCATCCCCATTGCTACCGTGGCCGGACTCCAACTTGGTGCTGTCCTAGGCGGAGCGGTGCTGACGGAAATCATCTTCAGCCTACCCGGCTTGGGGCGGCTACTATACGCGGCCATCAACAGCCGGGATTATCCTACACTCCAGGGCACAATCTTGTTTGTGGCCCTAGCGTTCGTCACCATAAACCTGCTTATTGACCTCCTCTACGCCGTCCTTGATCCACGCGTGAAGTACGGCTGA
- a CDS encoding oxaloacetate decarboxylase — protein MSVNSRAALRAILSEDVAYAVPGVYDGLSARCAMRSGFPVVHATGAGISCSLGYPDLGLITMTEVLQRVREICTAVEVPLIADADTGYGNVINMRRTVREFEQAGAAGIHIEDQKSPKKCGQLSGKHVEPVEEMMQKIRAAVAARSDPDFVIIARTDAREILGLEEVIRRCRAYFEAGADAVFPMALEGEGEVVAVGREAPGPKMITATHGGKTPSLGLGRFGALGYRFVVYAMSPMLVAAHALQEALTAIRRDGTDAAVSGQMLNFKQLYDLVDIEAYEAWDQRFNA, from the coding sequence ATGTCGGTTAATTCGAGAGCCGCGCTCAGGGCGATCCTAAGTGAAGATGTCGCCTACGCTGTTCCAGGAGTGTATGACGGCCTTTCAGCCCGCTGCGCAATGCGGTCCGGCTTTCCTGTTGTACACGCTACTGGTGCCGGCATTTCGTGTAGTCTTGGTTACCCAGATTTAGGTCTCATAACCATGACCGAGGTGCTGCAGCGTGTCCGGGAGATCTGCACCGCGGTAGAAGTACCGTTGATCGCGGACGCTGATACTGGTTACGGGAATGTAATCAATATGCGCCGCACTGTGCGGGAGTTCGAGCAGGCTGGCGCTGCCGGTATTCACATAGAGGATCAGAAGAGCCCAAAGAAGTGCGGTCAACTCTCGGGCAAACACGTCGAGCCAGTCGAGGAGATGATGCAGAAGATCAGGGCCGCGGTGGCGGCACGAAGTGATCCTGACTTCGTCATCATAGCGCGCACGGACGCGAGAGAAATCCTGGGACTTGAAGAGGTAATCCGTCGTTGCCGCGCGTATTTTGAGGCGGGGGCGGATGCGGTCTTCCCCATGGCGTTGGAGGGCGAGGGGGAGGTCGTCGCAGTTGGTAGGGAAGCCCCGGGTCCCAAGATGATCACGGCAACGCACGGTGGCAAGACACCTAGCTTAGGCCTTGGCCGTTTCGGCGCCCTCGGATACCGGTTTGTGGTCTACGCCATGTCCCCCATGTTGGTAGCGGCTCATGCTTTGCAGGAGGCGCTCACCGCTATCCGCCGGGACGGCACCGACGCCGCCGTAAGCGGGCAAATGCTCAACTTCAAACAACTGTACGACTTGGTGGACATAGAAGCCTATGAAGCTTGGGATCAGCGCTTCAATGCCTAA
- a CDS encoding cyclase family protein, with amino-acid sequence MKIIDLSCPLDSTYRGAQYPTIGNRVRYHPLYTMPRDGRRVTEFSLTTHTNTHVDAPKHVFEDGKAIDELPLESFYGEAIVVDVPKGELGEITAEDLERVGQEVREGDIVLLHTGWGKYFWTEPRQADYLAVNHPGLVESAAVWLVEKKIKAVGIDCFAVRHPKLSPALSLADRQTNKAKPTEPVHYHLLKNDIVIVEQLMNLEVIAGQRVTVAFFPLPFVGIDGSPVRAVAIT; translated from the coding sequence ATGAAAATCATTGACCTTTCATGTCCACTTGACTCTACTTACAGGGGGGCGCAGTACCCTACCATTGGGAATCGGGTCAGGTATCACCCGCTTTACACCATGCCGCGAGATGGCCGTCGCGTCACTGAGTTTTCTCTCACGACGCATACTAATACACACGTGGATGCACCTAAACACGTTTTTGAAGATGGTAAAGCCATTGACGAACTCCCTCTCGAGAGCTTTTACGGTGAGGCCATCGTGGTGGACGTTCCGAAGGGCGAGCTCGGGGAGATAACCGCAGAAGACTTAGAGCGCGTTGGCCAAGAGGTGCGAGAAGGTGACATCGTCTTGCTACATACGGGCTGGGGCAAGTACTTCTGGACTGAGCCGAGGCAGGCTGACTACCTTGCCGTGAATCACCCGGGACTGGTCGAGAGCGCCGCCGTTTGGTTGGTTGAGAAGAAAATCAAGGCAGTGGGCATTGACTGCTTCGCGGTGCGACACCCCAAGCTGAGTCCGGCACTCTCGCTGGCAGACAGACAGACGAACAAGGCGAAGCCAACCGAACCTGTTCATTACCACCTTCTTAAGAACGACATTGTCATCGTGGAACAACTAATGAATCTTGAAGTTATCGCTGGACAGCGTGTTACAGTGGCCTTCTTCCCCCTACCGTTCGTGGGCATAGACGGTTCGCCTGTCCGTGCGGTCGCAATCACGTGA